The following DNA comes from Burkholderia sp. HI2500.
GCCCTCGGGCCGCTGCCTGATGCGCTACAGTTTGTCTTTTCTATTTCATCGGCATATCCATGGCCTTTACACCTCATGATATGCCCTGCCCACAAAATCACGGATAGGTCCGCGAATAGCAATACAACAACTTGCGTGGCACATGCCCTTACTCTAGCCACCTTCGACACAATAAACCGGCTGCGGCCCGGCTGCATTAAAACGAGGCTATGGTCGAAGATATCCTCAATTCGCATTGATTGTTTATCCTATCCTCGTTCGCCGATCACTTCAGACGTCACATACCAATTGCTACAAGAGATTCTCGCCAAAACGTCCAATGGGAGTTTTCCCACTACAGAAACCTTCCTTGGCAGTTCACCTCACGATTGCGTAAGACGTCATCAATATGACTATCGATGGATCGCACTAGACATAAAGCGCCCACCACGTCATTGTGATACATAGCAACCGAAACATTCGAAATAACTCACCGAAAGAAACACTTGACACGTATATCTGCGCAAGTGTTACTTTCGACAAACCGGAGTCATTGACATTGCGGCATCGACTCATACGCGATCAGCCGTTCTGAAGCCGTTGCGGCACCGAAATCCGAATGCCAAAATCCCGAGCTTGTTGCGTGATTTCGCTCCAGCACTCGTCAATTATTGTTGAGAAAGAATCATCAGGAACACGGGAAATATATGACAGGTAACGCTGAAGCACTGACAAATCCAAGAGTGCGGTCCCAAGTCTTCGGTCGAAATAATCCGTCACGAGATATAGAAGATGCTTTCCACTCAAATGATCTACTGGCGTGTTTTCAACAGCAAGGACGTGCCCTTCAGGCACTTCAAATGCCTTTTGAAGATTCTCATCGAGAATCTCTGGAATCAAAAGATGAGTGTGACTTTCCTCGCAAGCCGCAAGGAAGCGTTCCTTGTAGTTCTGCACCCAATCTGCGGAAAGCCCACCCAACTCCTCATCCACCAACTCACTTGGTGAAACTTTCGTCGTGTCAATCGGAACATTTTCTCGCCGCGCGACTATGAAATAGCGGGTCAACTCCGCATAATTATCGAGCAAGCGATCGTAGAATTCATCATAGTCCGCCACCTTCTCTTCTGCGTCAGCATGTCTCGCAGGCTCGTCCATTCTCTCAATTGCGACATCCAAAATCGCATCCCTATCAATTAGATAATTCTCAAAGCAGTGTTTTTTAAAATTAACCAACCCCACCAAATCAACCACCGGCCCAAGCTGGCCAAGAAGATCCCGAAAATCAAGATCTATAATTCCAATTCTAGGCTTCCCGAAGGCATTTTCACTTCGTAATTTTTTTATAACTTCCGAACAACCATTTAAACACAAAACCATTGGCCTGCGAATTTCAGGAAACAACCTCTTGACAAATCGATCATACAAAGACTCTTGGCCGGCATCCTCGAAATAAAACAAGACATCCGAATTCGGCGCCAACATCAAATCCCTTACAAACAGCGCGTCTTCCCCGTAAATTACGCCCCCGCGATCTTTTTTTCGGTTCACAGGACGCCCTCCCCACCTTCATCATCATGGTAAGCCGGATTAAGAATCACCAATTTGTCTGGCGCATAGCCGACAATCTCCGG
Coding sequences within:
- a CDS encoding DUF4435 domain-containing protein produces the protein MNRKKDRGGVIYGEDALFVRDLMLAPNSDVLFYFEDAGQESLYDRFVKRLFPEIRRPMVLCLNGCSEVIKKLRSENAFGKPRIGIIDLDFRDLLGQLGPVVDLVGLVNFKKHCFENYLIDRDAILDVAIERMDEPARHADAEEKVADYDEFYDRLLDNYAELTRYFIVARRENVPIDTTKVSPSELVDEELGGLSADWVQNYKERFLAACEESHTHLLIPEILDENLQKAFEVPEGHVLAVENTPVDHLSGKHLLYLVTDYFDRRLGTALLDLSVLQRYLSYISRVPDDSFSTIIDECWSEITQQARDFGIRISVPQRLQNG